One Oncorhynchus kisutch isolate 150728-3 linkage group LG11, Okis_V2, whole genome shotgun sequence genomic region harbors:
- the mocos gene encoding molybdenum cofactor sulfurase isoform X1 gives MPLHEAMEKESLNFNQLCTFESFEKVWNHYGYKSVFQDVIEREFSRIKGITYLDHAGTTLYPESLVREFYQDICTNVYGNPHSHNPSSRLTHDTVEHVRYRILQHFNTTPDEYSVIFTSGSTAALKLVAESFPWRPPTAAEPASQFCYLTDNHTSVVGIRGVISALGVVSLPVSPEEIEARAKDVDQSEGSSCQTPHLFCYPAQSNFSGRKYPLGYVRGIQARQLYPACDSKGRWFVLLDAASFASCSPLDLQEHSANFVPFSFYKMFGFPTGLGALLVRNDTAALLRKTYFGGGTAAAYLAGDNYYVPASNMSSRFEDGTVSFLDIIALNHSFDSLHTLTGGMDKIQLHTFGLTRYTYMLLSSLCHGNGQPVAQIYSDSEFENPSTQGAILNFNLMDCHGQMIGYSQVDKLASLFNIHLRTGCFCNTGACQLFLGITNQVVKSNLQAGHVCGDNIDLVDDRPTGSVRVSFGYMSTFQDCQNFLNFVADCFVDKPVKVDQDKLDRLKSNTSSKGSSQCLLTNGKPDHIDEREHASTDLVVNQRGGKAITKDAKSHEKAQTLTNIYIYPIKSCAAFEVTDWPVGALGLLHDRGWMVVNGNRVCLNQKREPRLCLIHPQIYLPSNTMLLQASGMNTICVPLKNHSEPPQSHRVCQNMVCGDRVETVDCGDEAASWLSEFLGQPCRLIRQSPDFSRDMKKGHEKGLAPEVSSTALSLVNEAQYLIVNRASVDLLQRHITNRQESSDDHQPLDTQTLISRFRANLVISGKEPFEEDDWSHLIIGNTHFQVAGRCGRCQMIGVDQSTGAKTKEPLLSLSAYRKGKVTFGVYLVHQSLEDSNSTLTVGSSVKSEMS, from the exons ATGCCACTGCATGAGGCCATGGAGAAGGAATCGTTGAATTTTAATCAACTGTGTACGTTTGAGAGCTTCGAGAAAGTGTGGAATCATTACGGTTATAAGAGTGTCTTCCAAGACGTGATAGAACGGGAGTTCTCAAGGATTAAAG GCATTACATACCTGGATCATGCTGGAACAACACTATATCCTGAGTCATTGGTGAGAGAATTCTATCAGGATATCTGCACGAATGTATATG gcAACCCTCACAGCCATAACCCTAGCAGCAGACTGACACATGACACAGTGGAGCATGTCAGATACAG GATATTGCAGCATTTTAACACCACTCCTGACGAATACTCAGTGATTTTCACGTCTGGCAGTACGGCGGCTCTCAAATTAGTCGCTGAGAGCTTTCCCTGGAGGCCTCCCACTGCTGcggagccagccagtcagttctGCTATCTGACCGATAACCATACCTCAGTGGTTGGTATCAGAGGAGTTATTTCAGCACTGGGAGTAgtttctctacctgtctcccccGAGGAGATAGAGGCCAGAGCCAAAGATGTGGACCAGAGTGAAGGTAGCAGTTGCCAGACACCACACCTCTTCTGTTACCCAGCACAGAGCAATTTCTCTGGCAGAAAATACCCTCTGGGGTACGTGAGGGGCATCCAGGCGCGGCAGCTCTACCCAGCGTGTGATAGCAAGGGCCGGTGGTTCGTCCTGCTGGATGCTGCCTCTTTTGCCAGCTGCTCTCCTCTGGATCTGCAGGAGCACTCAGCTAACTTTGTTCCCTTCTCCTTCTATAAGATGTTTGGCTTCCCCACAGGTTTAGGGGCTCTCCTGGTCCGGAATGATACAGCTGCCCTCCTAAGAAAGACGTATTTTGGTGGGGGGACAGCAGCGGCCTACCTAGCAGGGGATAACTATTATGTGCCAGCGTCAAATATGTCTAGCCG GTTTGAAGATGGCACCGTCTCTTTCCTAGACATCATTGCTCTAAATCATAGTTTTGATTCTCTCCACACGCTCACAG GAGGTATGGACAAGATCCAGCTGCATACATTTGGTTTAACACGCTATACCTACATGTTGCTGTCTAGTCTTTGCCATGGCAACGGACAACCGGTTGCTCAGATATACTCCGACAGTGAGTTTGAGAACCCGAGCACACAGGGAGCCATCCTCAACTTCAACTTGATGGACTGTCATGGACAAATGATTGGATACTCTCAG GTGGACAAGCTGGCTAGTCTTTTTAATATCCATTTGCGGACAGGTTGCTTCTGCAACACAGGTGCCTGTCAGCTCTTCCTTGGCATCACCAATCAAGTGGTGAAGAGCAACCTACAG GCGGGTCATGTCTGTGGAGACAACATAGACCTGGTAGACGACCGTCCAACGGGATCTGTGCGTGTATCTTTCGGCTACATGTCAACCTTCCAGGACTGCCAAAACTTCCTGAACTTCGTTGCGGATTGCTTTGTGGATAAACCAGTAAAAGTGGACCAAGATAAACTAGACAGACTGAAATCGAACACCTCTTCTAAAGGTTCCAGTCAATGTCTGCTTACCAATGGTAAACCTGACCACATagatgagagagagcatgcatcTACAGATCTAGTTGTGAACCAACGTGGAGGGAAGGCCATCACCAAAGATGCAAAGAGCCATGAGAAGGCCCAGACTCTGACTAACATTTACATATATCCAATCAAATCCTGTGCAGCGTTTGAG GTGACTGACTGGCCAGTGGGTGCTCTGGGTCTGCTCCATGACCGGGGCTGGATGGTGGTGAATGGTAATAGAGTGTGTCTGAACCAAAAGAGAGAACCACGCTTATGCCTCATTCATCCACAGATCTACCTGCCCTCAAACACGATGCTCCTGCAGGCCTCAG gaATGAACACTATTTGTGTCCCTTTGAAAAACCACAGTGAGCCACCCCAGAGTCATAGGGTGTGTCAAAACATGGTGTGTGGTGACAG GGTGGAGACAGTGGACTGTGGCGATGAAGCTGCATCATGGCTCTCAGAGTTCCTTGGACAGCCTTGTCGTTTGATAAGGCAAAGTCCTGATTTCAGTCGCGACATGAAAAAGGGCCATGAAAAAG GACTTGCCCCAGAGGTCTCGTCCACTGCCCTCTCATTGGTGAATGAAGCCCAGTACCTAATAGTCAACCGTGCCAGTGTCGATTTGCTTCAGAGACATATCACAAACAG ACAGGAATCCTCTGATGACCATCAGCCTCTTGACACCCAGACGCTTATTAGTCGATTTCGGGCCAATTTAGTCATCTCTGGAAAGGAGCCATTTGAGGAAGATGATTGGTCACACTTGATTATTGGAAATACCCATTTCCAG GTGGCAGGTCGGTGTGGCAGATGCCAGATGATCGGGGTTGATCAGAGCACAGGAGCCAAGACCAAGGagcctcttctgtctctctctgcctatcGCAAGGGGAAG GTGACATTTGGTGTGTACCTGGTTCACCAATCACTGGAAGACTCTAATTCTACCCTAACTGTTGGCTCGTCTGTAAAGTCTGAAATGTCATAA
- the mocos gene encoding molybdenum cofactor sulfurase isoform X2, producing the protein MPLHEAMEKESLNFNQLCTFESFEKVWNHYGYKSVFQDVIEREFSRIKGITYLDHAGTTLYPESLVREFYQDICTNVYGNPHSHNPSSRLTHDTVEHVRYRILQHFNTTPDEYSVIFTSGSTAALKLVAESFPWRPPTAAEPASQFCYLTDNHTSVVGIRGVISALGVVSLPVSPEEIEARAKDVDQSEGLGALLVRNDTAALLRKTYFGGGTAAAYLAGDNYYVPASNMSSRFEDGTVSFLDIIALNHSFDSLHTLTGGMDKIQLHTFGLTRYTYMLLSSLCHGNGQPVAQIYSDSEFENPSTQGAILNFNLMDCHGQMIGYSQVDKLASLFNIHLRTGCFCNTGACQLFLGITNQVVKSNLQAGHVCGDNIDLVDDRPTGSVRVSFGYMSTFQDCQNFLNFVADCFVDKPVKVDQDKLDRLKSNTSSKGSSQCLLTNGKPDHIDEREHASTDLVVNQRGGKAITKDAKSHEKAQTLTNIYIYPIKSCAAFEVTDWPVGALGLLHDRGWMVVNGNRVCLNQKREPRLCLIHPQIYLPSNTMLLQASGMNTICVPLKNHSEPPQSHRVCQNMVCGDRVETVDCGDEAASWLSEFLGQPCRLIRQSPDFSRDMKKGHEKGLAPEVSSTALSLVNEAQYLIVNRASVDLLQRHITNRQESSDDHQPLDTQTLISRFRANLVISGKEPFEEDDWSHLIIGNTHFQVAGRCGRCQMIGVDQSTGAKTKEPLLSLSAYRKGKVTFGVYLVHQSLEDSNSTLTVGSSVKSEMS; encoded by the exons ATGCCACTGCATGAGGCCATGGAGAAGGAATCGTTGAATTTTAATCAACTGTGTACGTTTGAGAGCTTCGAGAAAGTGTGGAATCATTACGGTTATAAGAGTGTCTTCCAAGACGTGATAGAACGGGAGTTCTCAAGGATTAAAG GCATTACATACCTGGATCATGCTGGAACAACACTATATCCTGAGTCATTGGTGAGAGAATTCTATCAGGATATCTGCACGAATGTATATG gcAACCCTCACAGCCATAACCCTAGCAGCAGACTGACACATGACACAGTGGAGCATGTCAGATACAG GATATTGCAGCATTTTAACACCACTCCTGACGAATACTCAGTGATTTTCACGTCTGGCAGTACGGCGGCTCTCAAATTAGTCGCTGAGAGCTTTCCCTGGAGGCCTCCCACTGCTGcggagccagccagtcagttctGCTATCTGACCGATAACCATACCTCAGTGGTTGGTATCAGAGGAGTTATTTCAGCACTGGGAGTAgtttctctacctgtctcccccGAGGAGATAGAGGCCAGAGCCAAAGATGTGGACCAGAGTGAAG GTTTAGGGGCTCTCCTGGTCCGGAATGATACAGCTGCCCTCCTAAGAAAGACGTATTTTGGTGGGGGGACAGCAGCGGCCTACCTAGCAGGGGATAACTATTATGTGCCAGCGTCAAATATGTCTAGCCG GTTTGAAGATGGCACCGTCTCTTTCCTAGACATCATTGCTCTAAATCATAGTTTTGATTCTCTCCACACGCTCACAG GAGGTATGGACAAGATCCAGCTGCATACATTTGGTTTAACACGCTATACCTACATGTTGCTGTCTAGTCTTTGCCATGGCAACGGACAACCGGTTGCTCAGATATACTCCGACAGTGAGTTTGAGAACCCGAGCACACAGGGAGCCATCCTCAACTTCAACTTGATGGACTGTCATGGACAAATGATTGGATACTCTCAG GTGGACAAGCTGGCTAGTCTTTTTAATATCCATTTGCGGACAGGTTGCTTCTGCAACACAGGTGCCTGTCAGCTCTTCCTTGGCATCACCAATCAAGTGGTGAAGAGCAACCTACAG GCGGGTCATGTCTGTGGAGACAACATAGACCTGGTAGACGACCGTCCAACGGGATCTGTGCGTGTATCTTTCGGCTACATGTCAACCTTCCAGGACTGCCAAAACTTCCTGAACTTCGTTGCGGATTGCTTTGTGGATAAACCAGTAAAAGTGGACCAAGATAAACTAGACAGACTGAAATCGAACACCTCTTCTAAAGGTTCCAGTCAATGTCTGCTTACCAATGGTAAACCTGACCACATagatgagagagagcatgcatcTACAGATCTAGTTGTGAACCAACGTGGAGGGAAGGCCATCACCAAAGATGCAAAGAGCCATGAGAAGGCCCAGACTCTGACTAACATTTACATATATCCAATCAAATCCTGTGCAGCGTTTGAG GTGACTGACTGGCCAGTGGGTGCTCTGGGTCTGCTCCATGACCGGGGCTGGATGGTGGTGAATGGTAATAGAGTGTGTCTGAACCAAAAGAGAGAACCACGCTTATGCCTCATTCATCCACAGATCTACCTGCCCTCAAACACGATGCTCCTGCAGGCCTCAG gaATGAACACTATTTGTGTCCCTTTGAAAAACCACAGTGAGCCACCCCAGAGTCATAGGGTGTGTCAAAACATGGTGTGTGGTGACAG GGTGGAGACAGTGGACTGTGGCGATGAAGCTGCATCATGGCTCTCAGAGTTCCTTGGACAGCCTTGTCGTTTGATAAGGCAAAGTCCTGATTTCAGTCGCGACATGAAAAAGGGCCATGAAAAAG GACTTGCCCCAGAGGTCTCGTCCACTGCCCTCTCATTGGTGAATGAAGCCCAGTACCTAATAGTCAACCGTGCCAGTGTCGATTTGCTTCAGAGACATATCACAAACAG ACAGGAATCCTCTGATGACCATCAGCCTCTTGACACCCAGACGCTTATTAGTCGATTTCGGGCCAATTTAGTCATCTCTGGAAAGGAGCCATTTGAGGAAGATGATTGGTCACACTTGATTATTGGAAATACCCATTTCCAG GTGGCAGGTCGGTGTGGCAGATGCCAGATGATCGGGGTTGATCAGAGCACAGGAGCCAAGACCAAGGagcctcttctgtctctctctgcctatcGCAAGGGGAAG GTGACATTTGGTGTGTACCTGGTTCACCAATCACTGGAAGACTCTAATTCTACCCTAACTGTTGGCTCGTCTGTAAAGTCTGAAATGTCATAA
- the LOC109899601 gene encoding serum amyloid P-component has translation MERLFLVHVLFTMCWAVPQDLSGKMFTFPKKSDSDHVGLIPKEENYPSVTVCLRYFTDVKRAFSIFSMATPTSTNDFLLFKESNGDMELHVRYVGSTFTGLPDEQNMWMALCGSWDSVTGLSQVWINGKPSARKIGYTAGSVLNGKPIIILGQEQDCYGGNFDKGQSFIGQLTDVHMWNHVLSPCEIQRFTSDLDFTPGNVLNWRSLEYTINGHVVLENKQTPCQE, from the exons ATGGAGAGACTCTTTCTTGTGCATGTTCTGTTTACAATGTGCTGGGCTGTGCCTCAAG ACCTCTCAGGTAAAATGTTCACATTTCCAAAGAAGTCCGACTCTGATCATGTGGGGCTAATACCAAAGGAAGAAAACTATCCTTCTGTGACAGTATGTCTCAG GTATTTCACAGATGTCAAGAGGGCGTTTTCCATCTTTTCCATGGCAACTCCGACAAGCACCAATGACTTTCTGTTGTTCAAAGAGTCCAATGGTGACATGGAGCTACATGTTAGATATGTGGGAAGTACATTCACAGGGCTACCAGATGAGCAGAACATGTGGATGGCTCTGTGTGGGAGCTGGGACTCAGTCACCGGACTCAGTCAGGTTTGGATCAATGGGAAGCCAAGTGCAAGGAAGATAGGATACACTGCTGGGAGTGTGCTGAATGGAAAACCCATCATAATCCTAGGTCAGGAGCAGGATTGTTATGGTGGAAATTTTGATAAAGGACAATCGTTTATTGGTCAACTCACTGATGtgcacatgtggaatcatgttcTGTCACCTTGTGAGATCCAGCGCTTCACAAGCGACTTAGATTTCACCCCTGGGAATGTACTGAACTGGAGGTCCCTTGAATACACGATTAATGGGCATGTTGTTCTAGAAAACAAGCAAACACCCTGCCAAGAATGA
- the LOC109899598 gene encoding lysophosphatidylserine lipase ABHD12-like: protein MQRTGGSVSKRLRMRKRTGDHDSVEQKTDGNKTKVSLSAQPRPSPHLLWWFKRGLLAVCVIYVSVPFMMPLFPDIIKHLVYSHRVRVPFFVDHSQPADLSLNHTMNMYLTSEQGISLGVWHTVPERQWKEAQGKDLEWYQDSLGAGNPIIIYLHGNGGTRAASHRVGLINLLSAMDYHVLALDYRGFGDSTGEPTEVGITTDTLYLYQWVKARSGSSLVVLWGHSLGTGVATNTAVKLMEHGIVVDGVIIEGAYTNIRQKGAHDPFGWFYWKFPGFEYFFLDTMAKHNIIFPNDENLKRMRSPLLILHAEDDHVVPIHMAQQLYEIAQSAQNSENRVKMVPFARSLGYLHNGLYKDPHMPNIIGEFVHSLPP, encoded by the exons ATGCAGAGGACTGGTGGCTCGGTTAGTAAACGTCtcaggatgaggaagaggaccgGTGACCATGATTCCGTGGAGCAGAAGACTGATGGAAATAAAACTAAGGTGTCATTGAGTGCGCAGCCGAG accTAGCCCCCATTTGTTGTGGTGGTTCAAAAGAGGTCTCCTGGCTGTATGTGTCATTTATGTTTCTGTGCCTTTCATGATGCCACTGTTTCCTGACATCATAAAGCACCTGGTTTATTCTCACAGAG TCAGGGTCCCATTCTTCGTCGACCATAGCCAGCCAGCCGACCTGTCTCTTAACCACACAATGAACATGTACCTTACATCCGAACAAGGGATCTCATTGGGCGTATG GCACACAGTCCCTGAACGTCAGTGGAAAGAGGCACAGGGAAAGGACTTGGAATGGTACCAAGATTCTTTGGGAGCTGGAAATCCGATCATCATTTATCTCCATGGCAATGGAGGCACAAG GGCAGCAAGTCACCGTGTGGGACTAATAAAT CTACTGAGTGCAATGGATTACCATGTTTTGGCTTTGGACTACAGAG GTTTTGGGGACTCCACCGGAGAGCCCACTGAAGTTGGTATAACCACTGACACCCTCTACTTGTACCAGTGGGTAAAAGCCCGCAGTGGGAGCAGTCTGGTGGTATTATGGGGACACTCCCTTGGCACTGG AGTGGCCACTAATACTGCAGTCAAACTAATGGAACATG GGATTGTTGTTGATGGTGTGATCATTGAGGGAGCATACACCAACATTCGACAGAAGGGTGCTCATGATCCGTTTGGCTGG TTTTATTGGAAGTTCCCAGGTTTTGAGTACTTTTTCCTGGACACAATGGCAAAACACAATATAATCTTCCCTAATGACGAAAA CTTGAAGAGGATGAGGAGTCCTCTTCTGATACTTCATGCAGAGGATGACCACGTAGTGCCTATCCACATGGCTCAGCAG CTGTATGAAATTGCACAGAGTGCCCAAAACTCAGAGAATCGAGTTAAGATGGTACCGTTCGCCAGATCCCTTGGGTACCTTCACAATGGATTGTACAAAGACCCTCACATGCCCAACATTATTGG GGAATTTGTACATTCATTGCCCCCCTAA